Proteins encoded together in one Microcaecilia unicolor chromosome 3, aMicUni1.1, whole genome shotgun sequence window:
- the LOC115466474 gene encoding uncharacterized protein LOC115466474, whose translation MERVSAQSVPCKNHGANTTVPTMQKMLELCVQKSCPNPSFPLQPRQEVARIFSAGFPSFPQILQFISTKSTECRLQKRRYPTKMTLQSTLQRNQEGTPASMKFKQAGQKQTFQSLHSEPVLISLGPNVFIPGTEPSRPNVFIPGTEPSRPNVFIPGTEPSRPNVFIPGTEPSRPVFTPGTEPSVTTAVATMAVNIAVGVGVLAALILLVAGLVLYFIRRRNSKANPPKINTQTVKENEYAEPRDPGQPTKVLGITKITSMMDKPTLKTGDQHYVNTMLALSDPPDGESAQAPTFQSHNRKNYGEAATRDEGYYQFPKTSEDVATSDGRIYEEPDSLATEAKSDEGQYETMMIGKVEARPHNSHYELICHETLQDAVYKTINCKMHLNGGTEKPTLG comes from the exons ATGGAGCGAGTCTCAGCTCAGTCAGTGCCCTGCAAAAACCATGGGGCCAACACAACTGTGCCTACCATGCAGAAGATGCTGGAGCTGTGTGTTCAG AAGAGTTGCCCAAACCCTTCATTTCCGCTTCAACCCCGACAGGAGGTAGCCAGAATCTTCTCTGCAGGCTTCCCAAGCTTTCCACAAATATTACAGTTTATTTCTACGAAGAGCACAGAATGCAGGTTGCAGAAAAGAAGGTATCCAACCAAAATGACACTGCAATCTACCCTACAAAGGAATCAGGAAGGTACACCTGCCTCTATGAAGTTCAAGCAAGCAGGACAAAAGCAAACTTTCCAGTCCCTGCACAGTGAGCCAGTCCTGATATCCTTAG GTCCTAATGTGTTCATCCCTGGAACTGAGCCATCAC GTCCTAATGTGTTCATCCCTGGAACTGAGCCATCAC GTCCTAATGTGTTCATCCCTGGAACTGAGCCATCAC GTCCTAATGTGTTCATCCCTGGAACTGAGCCATCAC GTCCTGTGTTCACCCCTGGAACTGAGCCATCAG TGACGACAGCAGTTGCAACAATGGCTGTGAATATAGCGGTGGGCGTGGGCGTCCTGGCTGCCCTCATCTTGCTGGTAGCTGGGCTGGTGCTTTATTTCATCAGGAGAAGAAACAGCAAAGCTAATCCTCCGAAGATCAACACACAAACTGTAAAAG AAAACGAATATGCGGAACCAAGAGACCCTGGGCAGCCCACCAAAGTGCTTGGCATCACCAAAATCACCTCAATGATGGACAAACCCACCCTCAAGACTGGCGACCAGCATTACGTCAACACCATGCTAGCTCTGTCGGATCCTCCAGACGGTGAGAGCGCACAGGCACCCACCTTCCAGTCCCACAACAGAAAAAACTACGGGGAGGCAGCCACACGGGATGAGGGGTACTACCAGTTTCCAAAAACTTCAGAAGATGTGGCCACATCAGATGGGAGAATCTATGAGGAACCCGATTCACTGGCGACGGAAGCCAAATCAGATGAGGGCCAATACGAGACCATGATGATAGGCAAGGTGGAGGCCCGACCACACAACAGTCACTATGAGCTCATCTGCCATGAAACCTTGCAGGATGCTGTATACAAAACCATAAACTGTAAaatgcacctaaatggaggtacgGAGAAGCCCACGCTCGGGTAA